One region of Planctomycetia bacterium genomic DNA includes:
- a CDS encoding methyltransferase domain-containing protein, whose protein sequence is MKLGFKAENFVEWIAMKLNLAPKPLLETQVAFTAARAIMAGADLGLFEAIGKTSKTADEVANACKTHPQSTAQLLNCLVGVGYLQCSDNRYSLKKIYHKWLLKSSDSNLVEKLRFQIMEWNWVAKLEDYVRSGKPLDIHESATKVEWERYQEGMRDLSINAARELSGKLPMPAGATAMLDIGGSHGLYSIELCKRYPSLSSTILDLPGAIESASAIAKRYDQTGRVKYEAGNALADDLGTARYDLVLINNLVHHFSAEQNRMLAAKVARTLKPGGVYAIGDLIRAEKPGEGGVVASTLSLYFSLTSSSGNWSSTEMSSWQQAAGLVPVKTISLMSLPGWKMVMGKKG, encoded by the coding sequence ATGAAACTGGGATTCAAGGCTGAGAACTTCGTTGAATGGATTGCCATGAAACTCAACCTGGCTCCCAAGCCGCTGCTGGAGACGCAAGTAGCATTCACGGCGGCGCGGGCCATTATGGCTGGTGCTGACTTGGGGCTATTTGAAGCAATTGGGAAGACTTCGAAGACAGCGGACGAAGTCGCAAATGCCTGTAAGACCCATCCGCAAAGTACGGCCCAGCTTTTGAATTGCCTGGTGGGTGTGGGTTACCTGCAATGCAGCGACAACCGCTATTCGCTCAAGAAGATCTACCATAAATGGCTGCTCAAAAGCAGCGACTCGAACCTGGTGGAAAAGCTGCGGTTTCAGATCATGGAATGGAACTGGGTAGCGAAGCTGGAAGACTATGTGCGGAGCGGGAAGCCACTGGATATCCACGAATCGGCGACGAAAGTGGAATGGGAGAGATATCAGGAAGGCATGCGGGATCTTTCGATCAATGCCGCGAGGGAACTGTCCGGAAAGCTGCCGATGCCAGCCGGGGCTACAGCGATGCTGGACATTGGCGGATCGCATGGGTTGTACTCCATCGAATTGTGCAAGCGGTATCCCAGCTTATCGAGTACCATTCTGGATTTGCCTGGCGCCATCGAGAGCGCCAGTGCGATTGCCAAACGGTATGACCAGACGGGCCGGGTGAAGTATGAAGCGGGAAATGCGCTCGCGGATGATCTGGGGACTGCAAGGTACGACCTGGTGCTGATCAACAACCTGGTGCATCATTTTTCCGCAGAACAGAACCGGATGCTTGCAGCCAAGGTGGCCCGGACACTGAAGCCAGGTGGAGTGTATGCGATCGGCGATTTGATTCGAGCCGAGAAGCCAGGCGAAGGCGGCGTGGTGGCTTCGACACTAAGCCTCTATTTTTCTCTCACCAGTTCCTCGGGCAACTGGTCGAGCACGGAGATGTCCTCCTGGCAGCAGGCAGCAGGCCTGGTTCCCGTCAAAACAATATCGCTCATGTCGCTTCCCGGCTGGAAGATGGTGATGGGGAAGAAGGGGTGA
- a CDS encoding glycosyltransferase family 39 protein: MPRWLILTLLIFISSIAAVRTLSWNDLEYDEAEQLALVQSLQWYYFYQPPLYTWLLWPLVKLFGPTVYPLIIIRCLLFPAIFFMMYRIAIRVCQHETLAGLFSLSVAIVPEIFHGLMGMWPHTTLMAFFCLCLLLIVMRLHEKKDWLNYSLLGICVGLGLLSKYNFLHFGGALALALLLLPGWRGILINNKIFLAVLLASLIVLPHAWEMYRNLDEVRYGMVRYTLDKQTQFSSFGASFKHIATNLFQNLARSNGFLLLPLLLLFLPAWKTTRRESDEPIPGFHQLLINLYMVAAILLALAMIIGGIHHIRQHWLTIFAMLLPLFFAGRIDPAKMLPWQWRGYRTLIVFVLSGLICWRLGLVYFKGEAGCLSIYSFLHAKHAMQLEASQWDQRYTITDSAHAAGLIRLHFPQTQVHCIYMPSLPFSWTKNQPLLLTGWSEQPDQFRKRLVQYVEQQLGLKPESFKPPFMITEIDNSSVKVLSKVVSE; this comes from the coding sequence ATGCCACGATGGCTCATACTGACCCTATTGATTTTCATCAGTTCCATTGCAGCCGTACGAACGCTCAGCTGGAACGATTTGGAGTATGATGAAGCAGAACAGTTGGCTCTGGTGCAGTCGCTGCAGTGGTATTACTTTTATCAGCCGCCTCTTTATACATGGCTGCTGTGGCCTTTGGTGAAACTATTCGGCCCTACTGTTTATCCGTTGATCATTATCCGTTGTCTGCTCTTTCCAGCCATCTTTTTCATGATGTACCGGATTGCCATTCGTGTGTGTCAGCATGAGACTCTTGCTGGTCTGTTTTCGCTTTCAGTTGCCATAGTGCCCGAAATATTTCATGGGCTGATGGGAATGTGGCCACACACGACACTGATGGCCTTCTTCTGCCTGTGTTTATTGCTGATCGTAATGCGTTTACATGAAAAGAAAGACTGGCTGAACTATTCACTACTCGGAATCTGCGTGGGGTTGGGATTGTTGTCGAAGTATAATTTTTTGCATTTCGGAGGGGCATTGGCACTTGCTCTATTACTATTGCCTGGATGGAGAGGCATTCTCATCAATAATAAAATATTCCTTGCTGTTTTGCTCGCATCGCTTATCGTGCTTCCGCATGCCTGGGAGATGTATCGAAATCTCGATGAAGTGCGTTACGGGATGGTTCGTTATACGCTCGATAAGCAAACACAATTCAGCAGTTTTGGGGCAAGTTTCAAACACATTGCCACCAACCTCTTTCAGAATCTTGCCCGTAGCAATGGTTTTCTCCTGTTGCCATTGCTTCTTCTTTTTCTGCCTGCATGGAAAACCACCAGGCGAGAAAGTGATGAACCGATACCCGGCTTCCATCAACTTCTTATCAACCTGTATATGGTTGCAGCAATCTTGCTGGCACTGGCTATGATCATAGGTGGCATTCATCATATCCGCCAGCATTGGCTGACGATCTTTGCCATGCTGTTACCCCTGTTCTTCGCTGGCCGAATCGATCCAGCAAAAATGCTGCCATGGCAGTGGCGAGGCTACCGTACACTAATCGTATTTGTCCTCAGCGGACTGATCTGCTGGCGTCTGGGGTTGGTCTATTTCAAAGGAGAAGCTGGCTGCTTGAGCATCTATTCCTTTCTGCATGCGAAGCATGCGATGCAGCTAGAGGCTTCTCAATGGGACCAGCGTTATACAATAACTGACAGTGCTCATGCAGCGGGACTGATCCGATTGCATTTTCCTCAAACGCAGGTGCATTGTATCTATATGCCCTCGCTTCCATTTTCCTGGACGAAGAATCAGCCTCTGCTGTTGACAGGCTGGAGTGAACAGCCTGATCAGTTTCGAAAACGTCTGGTTCAGTACGTTGAACAGCAACTTGGGCTCAAGCCTGAATCATTCAAGCCTCCGTTCATGATAACTGAAATAGACAACAGCAGTGTGAAGGTGTTATCCAAAGTGGTATCAGAGTAG
- a CDS encoding PDZ domain-containing protein: protein MKPIMKVLLCLGTALLIMSPAAGQQRDKVAKSDAVAVVDGAVREIFRSPRQNRVDILVQIDVSRCEARKRINGNQRVSIPAPGESVYVHIYQLNTSINPVAALDSYAAVPAERSQVRAYLIPRETGGWEGVFPDWFEVTAERLNESSPSDPSPEIPDSPKTPVNVLGMTSEVIRVSNRTALKVTSVERGGPAQKAGLEIGDVIVAANSLPITSAEQLTTLAKEKSAFPLHVVDVNTGRVAQIELRIEQAAAGNLPPAADDKPNTTPPSAAGRSLGVMAEPVTIGSRTAMKVTRVEPDSPAAKAGLEVNDVIVDANGQPVTGVEQLTAAVRKSGSTLMLTVRDTRTGRNTPVKVEMGGNMPEINLPGGGLPANDAKQQANKLGVVTELAFFNVEAAVKITEVEPGSSAQRAGLRVGMLILEANGTPILHPNTLNEVVRKSGATLKLKVVSSDQGSPSSINVNLQ, encoded by the coding sequence ATGAAACCAATCATGAAAGTTCTGCTCTGCCTGGGAACTGCGCTCTTGATAATGTCTCCTGCAGCAGGTCAACAGCGTGACAAGGTCGCAAAGTCGGATGCTGTTGCTGTCGTGGATGGGGCTGTCAGGGAAATATTTCGAAGCCCGCGGCAAAATCGTGTAGATATCCTCGTGCAGATCGATGTCAGTCGCTGTGAAGCGAGAAAACGAATCAATGGCAATCAACGGGTCAGTATTCCTGCTCCAGGTGAGTCGGTCTACGTACACATTTATCAGCTCAATACTTCTATCAATCCCGTTGCAGCTCTCGATAGTTATGCTGCGGTGCCTGCTGAGCGGTCACAGGTGCGTGCTTACCTGATTCCTCGAGAGACTGGTGGTTGGGAAGGTGTATTCCCAGACTGGTTCGAGGTAACAGCAGAACGCTTGAACGAGAGCAGTCCGAGTGATCCTTCTCCGGAGATTCCAGACTCTCCCAAAACACCTGTAAATGTACTTGGAATGACCAGCGAAGTGATACGTGTCAGCAATCGCACTGCATTGAAAGTAACCAGCGTGGAACGTGGCGGGCCGGCGCAGAAAGCCGGATTGGAAATTGGTGATGTTATTGTTGCAGCCAACAGCTTGCCGATTACCAGTGCAGAACAACTGACTACTCTTGCGAAAGAAAAATCGGCATTCCCGTTACATGTAGTAGATGTCAATACAGGGCGAGTTGCTCAAATCGAACTTCGGATTGAGCAGGCTGCTGCGGGAAATCTACCTCCTGCAGCAGATGATAAACCCAATACCACACCACCCTCTGCAGCGGGTAGATCATTGGGTGTCATGGCTGAACCAGTTACTATTGGTTCCCGGACTGCCATGAAAGTGACACGTGTTGAACCTGACAGTCCCGCAGCAAAAGCCGGATTGGAAGTCAATGATGTCATCGTGGATGCCAATGGCCAACCTGTCACAGGTGTTGAACAGTTGACAGCAGCAGTACGCAAAAGCGGTTCGACCCTCATGCTGACCGTGCGTGATACACGCACTGGCCGCAATACTCCTGTCAAAGTGGAGATGGGCGGAAACATGCCTGAAATCAACTTGCCCGGTGGAGGTTTGCCTGCCAATGATGCAAAACAGCAGGCCAATAAACTGGGCGTTGTAACTGAATTGGCATTCTTTAATGTAGAAGCTGCCGTCAAAATAACGGAAGTGGAGCCAGGCAGTTCTGCCCAACGAGCAGGATTGCGAGTTGGAATGCTTATTCTTGAAGCAAATGGAACGCCAATACTTCATCCCAACACTTTGAACGAAGTGGTTCGCAAGAGCGGTGCAACGCTCAAACTCAAAGTCGTTTCTTCAGATCAGGGAAGTCCGAGCAGTATTAACGTGAATCTTCAATAG
- a CDS encoding NAD(P)-dependent alcohol dehydrogenase — protein MMTKAFAAQSSISPLVPFDIKRREPGPHDVEFDILYCGVCHSDLHTVRNEWSAWPTVYPCVPGHEIVGKVTKVGNKVTSFKPGDLAAVGCMVDSCGKCASCREHLEQYCDNYQTVFTYNSNDPHGTAPTTYGGYSQKIVANEKFVLKVSPKLNLAATAPLLCAGITLYSPLRHWNAGPGKKVGIVGLGGLGHMGVKFAHAFGAQTVLFTTSPSKIEDGKRLGADQVVISKDEAQMKMHDRSFDLIVNTVAASHNLDPFLSLLKRDGTLVLVGAPEHPHPSPSVFNLILARRALAGSGIGGIKETQEMLDYCAEKNITSDIELIPIQKINEAYSRMLKGDVKYRFVIDMASLK, from the coding sequence ATCATGACCAAAGCTTTCGCAGCCCAGAGTTCCATATCTCCCCTTGTGCCTTTCGATATCAAACGACGTGAACCAGGCCCACATGATGTGGAATTTGACATTCTCTATTGTGGGGTGTGTCATTCTGATCTGCACACGGTTCGAAACGAATGGTCCGCATGGCCTACCGTTTACCCCTGTGTACCTGGTCATGAAATCGTTGGCAAAGTTACCAAAGTTGGAAACAAGGTGACCAGCTTCAAGCCCGGCGATCTCGCAGCTGTCGGTTGCATGGTCGATTCCTGTGGAAAGTGTGCCAGTTGTCGTGAACATCTGGAACAGTATTGCGACAACTATCAGACCGTCTTCACCTACAACTCAAACGATCCTCATGGAACGGCACCCACCACCTACGGCGGCTACTCTCAGAAGATCGTTGCCAACGAGAAGTTCGTGCTGAAGGTCTCGCCCAAGCTAAACCTGGCAGCTACTGCCCCGTTGCTGTGTGCCGGCATCACTCTCTATTCACCATTGCGGCACTGGAACGCTGGCCCCGGAAAAAAGGTTGGCATTGTCGGTCTTGGTGGGCTTGGTCATATGGGTGTCAAGTTTGCTCACGCCTTCGGTGCTCAAACTGTCCTTTTCACTACTTCCCCTTCGAAGATCGAGGATGGGAAAAGGCTCGGCGCTGATCAGGTGGTCATTTCAAAAGACGAAGCACAAATGAAGATGCACGACCGCAGTTTTGATCTTATTGTGAACACAGTTGCCGCCTCTCACAACCTCGACCCATTCCTTTCGCTGCTCAAACGTGATGGCACACTGGTGCTAGTAGGTGCTCCGGAACATCCGCATCCTTCGCCTTCAGTATTCAATCTGATCCTTGCCCGCCGTGCATTGGCAGGCTCCGGCATCGGTGGCATCAAAGAAACGCAGGAGATGCTCGATTACTGCGCTGAAAAGAACATCACTTCTGATATTGAACTGATCCCGATACAGAAAATTAACGAGGCTTATTCCCGAATGCTCAAGGGCGACGTGAAATACCGTTTCGTGATTGATATGGCATCTTTAAAGTGA
- a CDS encoding DNA alkylation repair protein produces MVKDILAQLKKLGDEKMRKFNAGRGVGDNQFGVKLGDVRNVAKKIKPNHELAMALWDTGNFEAQLVATLIFKANDLSAAEMERLVKSVKAVQLAEWLHSYVTKDHPDKETLRQKWMNTKDPMAARAGWRLTAGRVARNPEGLDIEALLQRIEREMGTADPLIQWTMNTCLAEIGINFPKLRERAIAIGEKLGIYRDYPCSPGCTSPFAPIWINEMVKRQGTGQKVYSSQ; encoded by the coding sequence ATGGTTAAGGACATTCTCGCCCAACTCAAAAAGTTAGGCGATGAAAAGATGCGGAAATTCAATGCTGGCAGAGGCGTTGGCGATAATCAGTTTGGTGTCAAGCTTGGCGATGTTCGCAATGTTGCAAAAAAGATCAAACCTAATCATGAACTGGCCATGGCTCTTTGGGATACTGGCAACTTCGAAGCTCAACTCGTCGCCACGTTGATTTTCAAGGCGAACGATTTATCCGCTGCTGAGATGGAACGCCTGGTGAAATCTGTTAAAGCGGTTCAATTGGCAGAATGGCTCCATTCCTATGTGACCAAAGATCACCCTGATAAGGAAACACTCCGACAGAAGTGGATGAATACCAAAGACCCGATGGCAGCCCGTGCCGGCTGGAGGCTCACTGCAGGTCGTGTCGCCAGGAATCCGGAAGGCCTTGATATTGAAGCGCTGTTACAGCGTATCGAAAGAGAAATGGGCACCGCTGATCCGCTCATTCAATGGACGATGAACACCTGCCTGGCTGAGATCGGCATCAACTTTCCCAAGCTTCGCGAACGTGCCATTGCCATCGGCGAGAAACTTGGCATTTACCGCGACTACCCTTGCTCTCCTGGTTGCACTTCCCCCTTCGCGCCAATCTGGATCAACGAGATGGTGAAACGCCAAGGCACCGGACAAAAAGTCTATTCATCACAATAA
- a CDS encoding cysteine synthase family protein codes for MLNILSLIGNTPLVQLNRIGDGLPYPIFAKCEFLNPGGSVKDRIAQAIVNHAEKAGQLKPGDTLIEATAGNTGIGLALMAVQRGYKLVCVMPEKMSLDKRQALASLGAKVVVTPNAPLADDNNFRQVAKRLAIENGWFNTQQFSHHANPQIHFDTTGPEILQQCNGQIGAFVTGVGTGGTITGVGRYLKQHVPNVKIILADPIGSRLAHLCNPALPDVDSSYLVEGIGGSAAPDNFDLSVVDDVEQISDEESFATARRLILEEGLLCGGSTGTNIAAALRVALYPDCTGPVVTIICDSWDRYFTQPWLKEVCK; via the coding sequence GTGTTAAACATATTAAGCCTGATTGGCAACACACCGCTGGTTCAATTGAACCGCATCGGCGATGGCTTGCCCTATCCTATCTTCGCCAAATGCGAGTTTCTCAACCCCGGCGGAAGTGTCAAAGACAGAATTGCACAAGCCATCGTCAACCATGCTGAAAAAGCCGGACAACTTAAACCCGGCGACACCCTGATCGAGGCAACTGCAGGGAACACCGGCATCGGTCTCGCGCTGATGGCTGTTCAACGAGGCTATAAGCTGGTTTGCGTCATGCCTGAAAAAATGTCATTGGATAAAAGGCAGGCTCTCGCCTCCCTTGGCGCTAAGGTTGTGGTAACTCCTAACGCTCCACTGGCGGATGATAACAACTTTCGTCAGGTTGCCAAACGGTTGGCCATTGAAAATGGCTGGTTCAACACTCAGCAATTCTCACACCACGCCAACCCGCAAATTCATTTTGACACCACCGGACCTGAAATTCTCCAGCAATGCAATGGTCAGATCGGCGCTTTCGTAACAGGTGTGGGCACAGGCGGAACCATTACCGGCGTGGGCAGATATCTGAAACAGCATGTGCCGAATGTCAAAATCATCCTGGCTGATCCGATAGGTTCACGTCTGGCTCATCTCTGCAACCCTGCATTGCCTGATGTAGATTCCAGTTACCTGGTGGAAGGAATCGGAGGCAGCGCTGCACCCGATAACTTTGATCTCTCTGTTGTAGATGATGTTGAACAAATCAGCGATGAAGAGTCGTTTGCCACCGCTAGACGACTTATCCTTGAAGAAGGTCTACTCTGTGGCGGCTCCACCGGCACCAACATCGCAGCAGCACTACGAGTAGCCCTATACCCTGACTGCACCGGCCCAGTCGTCACCATCATCTGCGATTCATGGGATCGGTATTTCACACAACCTTGGCTGAAAGAGGTATGCAAATAA
- a CDS encoding inorganic diphosphatase, with amino-acid sequence MSHPWHDVSPGDKLPAEFRGVIEIPMGSKVKYEIDKPSGLIKLDRMLHSAVHYPANYGFIPQTLGEDGDPLDILVFCQEPVFPLTIIYARVIGLMDMIDTGKRDHKVLGVAISDPEYNCYQSVRDLPSHRLAMLKRFFLDYKLLENKVVEVDEFHSAEAAYPIIEDAFSRYRLNRASLVSGS; translated from the coding sequence ATGTCTCATCCCTGGCATGATGTTTCACCGGGCGACAAGTTGCCTGCAGAATTCCGAGGCGTAATTGAAATACCGATGGGTTCCAAGGTGAAGTATGAAATTGACAAGCCCAGTGGATTGATCAAGCTGGATCGCATGCTGCACAGTGCTGTGCATTACCCTGCGAACTATGGGTTCATTCCGCAAACACTGGGTGAAGATGGTGACCCGTTGGACATACTGGTGTTTTGCCAGGAGCCTGTGTTTCCTTTAACCATCATATACGCTCGTGTTATCGGGTTGATGGATATGATCGATACCGGAAAACGGGATCATAAAGTTCTGGGCGTGGCCATCAGCGATCCTGAATACAACTGTTATCAATCGGTAAGAGATTTGCCCAGCCATCGGTTGGCCATGTTAAAGCGATTCTTTCTGGATTATAAGCTTCTGGAAAACAAAGTTGTTGAAGTAGATGAGTTTCATTCTGCTGAAGCAGCTTATCCTATTATTGAAGATGCATTTAGCAGGTATCGGTTGAACCGTGCGAGTTTGGTATCGGGGAGTTAA
- a CDS encoding sigma-70 family RNA polymerase sigma factor, with translation MDNTTPQSELLSLQSAAAGDQSSWEGLITPHRDKLKRIIAFRMDMRLQGRIDPSDVIQETFLEAWQRLPAFVSNPGVPFFVWLRALAQQRLGMLRREHLERDKRTVMKEVQIRQDDSSSAIAIAILDHAVSPSEAVQQHELFLKVQGKLEEMEPMDREVLALRHFEQLTNLETANVLGLTEPAASQRYARALKRLKTIISEIKGLSSGTVS, from the coding sequence ATGGATAATACAACACCTCAATCTGAACTATTGTCTCTTCAGTCGGCTGCAGCTGGTGATCAAAGCAGTTGGGAAGGCTTGATCACACCGCATCGGGACAAGTTGAAACGGATTATCGCATTTCGGATGGATATGCGATTGCAAGGCAGAATTGACCCTTCCGATGTAATTCAGGAAACTTTTCTGGAAGCCTGGCAACGATTGCCTGCGTTTGTCAGTAATCCGGGTGTACCGTTTTTTGTCTGGCTGAGGGCACTGGCACAGCAAAGGCTGGGGATGCTCAGGCGGGAACATCTGGAACGTGACAAAAGAACAGTCATGAAGGAAGTTCAGATCAGGCAGGATGACAGTTCATCGGCAATAGCAATCGCTATTCTGGATCATGCGGTCAGCCCGAGTGAAGCTGTGCAGCAACATGAATTGTTTCTTAAGGTACAGGGGAAGCTGGAAGAAATGGAACCGATGGACAGGGAGGTGCTGGCTTTGCGTCATTTTGAACAGCTCACCAACCTGGAAACCGCCAATGTTTTAGGGCTGACTGAACCTGCAGCCAGTCAGCGATATGCCCGTGCCCTGAAGAGACTGAAAACGATTATTTCCGAGATTAAGGGATTATCGAGCGGGACCGTATCATGA
- a CDS encoding serine/threonine protein kinase: protein MNSQAVHSEAVVKLAEDFVNRYRKGDRIEVDLYVKQYPELANEVASYIEALLFIEKLNDKQSSSKYKIQAAVPKQFGEYRILGEIGRGGMGVVYDALQSSLNRHVAIKVLASSSTSVPSMKERFLREARTAAGLHHSHIVPVHGVGEQEGICYFVMQKIDGIGLDRILHHLRHAIHTASSTDHARMKASTAPHQTLALPAENVSTQSASLTPQQLANHWQDLSFQDCCRLVARIGFQIADALAYAHDQGIVHRDVKPGNILLDHQLHPWLNDFGLAQVSDGTDLTASGQVMGTLRYLPPERLRGVSEPAGDIYALGMTLYELVVLECPYSTTDHAQLIHQIQNEEPKSLLEVEKNTPRDLNTIIMKCLAKLPEQRYATARILADDLQRWLAGDPIQARPLRWWEKGLRWARKNKVVAGLIALIFLTLATGFTASTILWKDADYHRIQAEGAREKEKLAAEQAQTSAKQALTARDESEALNKYFREELLGAARPGTGKRNITLAQALEKSEASIAKRFGHVPAVEIVVRSWLGETFRSLGKFQESEKQLKLAMEMHQSKVIDSPKSEATTLGNLVNVLAELGKLKEAEHCYQRYVELINSIPDYHVNDRELAQQNYATILTKALKLKEAETIYKQVYDDRRDRLGPDHLDTLTTQVNYGYFLMQVGRLKDAKATLEKAISTLNESNQEKQPACLTAEHNLLKVYFLQAQYPEAKQIGERILPLFKSVLGEFHPHTIMLMNDMGAVHSALNDKETAARYQGEASQLLEEVLGLEHPDTLISIANLGINYFGLEKYEEAEKCLERVIRKREELKTPNDIYTLNALIIYCNTLCQLKKYPEASQRAKQYLDLTTKYPALKSLDAAAIAQYVQGVCLTHNKQYADAEKQLLDAWNVQKASKRSSVLTRKRTCQAFLNLYEAWQKPDEVKKWNAVLDALTKPVK from the coding sequence ATGAATTCGCAAGCAGTGCATTCGGAAGCAGTCGTCAAGCTGGCTGAGGATTTCGTCAACCGCTATCGCAAGGGCGATCGCATCGAAGTAGATCTATACGTCAAGCAGTACCCCGAACTCGCTAACGAAGTAGCATCATACATCGAAGCACTTTTGTTTATCGAGAAATTAAACGATAAGCAATCGAGCAGCAAATACAAGATTCAAGCAGCTGTTCCAAAACAGTTTGGCGAATATCGCATTCTGGGTGAAATTGGTCGTGGTGGGATGGGAGTAGTTTACGATGCACTGCAATCATCGCTGAACAGGCATGTTGCTATTAAAGTGCTGGCCAGCTCTTCGACTTCTGTGCCTTCCATGAAGGAACGATTCTTGCGTGAGGCGAGAACAGCAGCAGGATTGCATCATTCGCACATTGTGCCGGTCCATGGAGTGGGTGAGCAGGAGGGTATCTGTTACTTTGTCATGCAGAAGATAGATGGCATCGGACTGGATCGCATTCTGCATCACCTTCGGCATGCCATTCACACTGCCAGTTCCACCGATCATGCACGAATGAAAGCGAGCACTGCGCCGCATCAGACCCTTGCCCTGCCAGCAGAAAATGTGTCAACTCAATCTGCTTCGTTAACCCCACAGCAGCTCGCTAACCATTGGCAGGATCTCAGCTTTCAAGATTGCTGCAGGTTGGTGGCTCGCATCGGTTTTCAGATTGCAGATGCACTGGCATATGCCCACGATCAGGGGATTGTGCATCGTGATGTGAAGCCTGGAAACATTCTTCTCGATCACCAGCTGCATCCGTGGCTCAATGATTTTGGTCTGGCACAGGTTAGTGATGGAACCGATTTGACTGCTTCAGGGCAGGTGATGGGAACGCTACGTTATCTGCCTCCGGAACGGTTGCGCGGGGTCTCAGAGCCAGCGGGCGATATCTATGCATTAGGCATGACGCTGTATGAACTGGTAGTATTAGAGTGCCCATATAGCACAACAGACCATGCACAACTGATTCATCAAATTCAGAATGAAGAACCAAAATCGCTCCTTGAAGTCGAAAAAAATACGCCACGCGATTTGAATACGATCATCATGAAATGCCTGGCGAAATTGCCTGAGCAAAGGTATGCCACTGCCCGCATTCTTGCTGATGATCTGCAGCGATGGCTGGCGGGTGATCCCATTCAAGCCAGGCCGCTACGATGGTGGGAAAAAGGCTTACGATGGGCCCGAAAGAACAAGGTCGTTGCGGGCTTGATAGCGCTGATATTCCTGACATTGGCGACGGGATTTACGGCCTCAACTATCTTGTGGAAAGATGCCGACTATCACCGCATTCAGGCGGAAGGTGCCAGGGAAAAGGAAAAGCTTGCAGCAGAACAGGCGCAAACCTCAGCTAAGCAAGCCCTGACGGCACGCGATGAATCGGAAGCATTAAACAAGTACTTTCGTGAAGAATTGCTGGGAGCTGCCCGGCCTGGAACCGGCAAGAGAAACATTACCCTGGCTCAGGCTTTGGAGAAATCTGAAGCCAGTATTGCAAAACGGTTTGGACATGTGCCTGCTGTTGAAATTGTCGTGCGAAGCTGGCTTGGTGAGACTTTCCGCAGCTTGGGAAAATTCCAGGAATCGGAAAAACAATTAAAACTCGCTATGGAGATGCACCAGTCTAAAGTGATTGATTCACCCAAATCGGAGGCCACCACGCTGGGCAACCTGGTGAATGTGTTGGCGGAACTGGGCAAGCTGAAAGAAGCCGAGCACTGTTATCAACGCTATGTCGAACTAATCAATTCAATCCCTGATTATCATGTGAATGATCGCGAACTCGCTCAGCAGAATTATGCCACCATCCTGACCAAGGCATTGAAACTCAAAGAAGCTGAGACCATTTATAAACAGGTTTACGATGATCGTCGGGATCGCTTAGGCCCGGATCATCTTGATACGCTGACAACGCAGGTGAATTACGGTTATTTCCTCATGCAGGTAGGTCGGTTGAAAGATGCTAAGGCTACTCTGGAAAAAGCAATTAGCACATTGAATGAGAGTAATCAGGAAAAACAGCCAGCCTGTCTGACAGCCGAGCACAATCTGTTGAAGGTTTATTTCCTTCAAGCTCAGTATCCCGAAGCTAAGCAGATTGGCGAAAGAATACTCCCCTTGTTCAAGTCTGTTCTGGGAGAGTTTCATCCGCATACCATTATGTTGATGAACGACATGGGAGCGGTGCATTCTGCATTGAACGATAAGGAAACTGCTGCCCGGTATCAGGGCGAAGCTTCACAATTACTGGAAGAAGTGCTCGGATTAGAACATCCGGATACACTCATTTCAATTGCTAACCTGGGCATCAATTATTTTGGTTTGGAAAAATATGAAGAAGCTGAAAAGTGCCTTGAGCGAGTGATCAGGAAACGCGAAGAGTTAAAAACGCCCAACGATATCTATACTCTTAATGCCCTGATCATCTATTGCAACACTCTTTGTCAGTTGAAAAAATACCCTGAAGCCAGTCAGCGGGCTAAGCAGTATCTTGATCTCACAACGAAATATCCAGCATTGAAAAGCCTGGATGCAGCAGCGATTGCTCAATACGTACAGGGAGTTTGTTTAACCCACAACAAGCAGTATGCCGATGCCGAGAAACAGTTGCTGGATGCATGGAATGTTCAGAAAGCCAGCAAAAGGTCGTCAGTTCTAACCCGAAAGCGCACCTGCCAGGCATTTTTGAACCTCTACGAGGCATGGCAGAAACCCGATGAAGTCAAGAAATGGAACGCAGTGTTGGATGCGCTTACCAAGCCAGTCAAGTAA